The Lactuca sativa cultivar Salinas chromosome 2, Lsat_Salinas_v11, whole genome shotgun sequence genome includes a window with the following:
- the LOC111876442 gene encoding UDP-glycosyltransferase 90A1, which translates to MASTRHPHFVLFPFMSKGHTIPLLHLAQLLLSRGVTITLFTTKANRPFIAHFFHRHSDSISIVDLPFPIQVEGIPQGIESTDKLPSMSFFTQFATSTKLMQPHFEQALEKIPHVTCIVSDGFLSWTLESANKFGIPRLSYFGMSGYSTAVTQQVAGNRLLSGPETDDDLIAVTGFPWIKVTRNDFDEVFHQRNPMGPQQDFVMEVIIAMANSYGQIMNSFYELEPEFLDYLNRESKAKAWSVGPLPLAVTESPPNVDQKPKWISWLDQKVAQGCSVLYVAFGSQAEISPKQLKAISNGLEESQVNFLWVVRKYETHVVDELQERVGERGMIVREWVDQLEILKHESVKGFVSHCGWNSVLESICSEVPILAWPMMADQPLNARMVVEEIKIGLRVETCDGSVKGFVTSEGLKKMVKELMEGEKGKEVRKKAKEIGEAAKEAMAEGGSSWRILTELIDDLQVVRNSKIGDFPRSEGDATSATSNTEA; encoded by the coding sequence ATGGCTTCAACTCGCCACCCTCATTTTGTGTTGTTTCCGTTCATGTCCAAAGGCCATACAATCCCGTTGCTCCACCTAGCCCAGCTTCTCTTGTCCCGCGGCGTTACGATCACCCTTTTCACCACAAAAGCCAACCGACCATTTATCGCCCACTTTTTCCACCGTCACTCGGATTCAATCTCCATCGTAGACCTGCCATTTCCTATCCAAGTTGAAGGAATACCTCAAGGTATAGAGAGCACCGATAAGCTCCCTTCTATGTCCTTCTTCACACAATTTGCCACTTCAACCAAGCTTATGCAGCCACACTTTGAACAAGCACTCGAGAAAATCCCTCATGTGACCTGCATCGTTTCTGATGGTTTTCTTAGTTGGACTCTTGAATCGGCAAATAAGTTTGGGATCCCTCGCCTCTCATATTTTGGCATGAGCGGCTACTCCACCGCTGTAACTCAACAAGTGGCTGGAAACCGGTTGTTGTCAGGACCTGAGACCGATGATGATTTAATCGCCGTGACAGGGTTCCCATGGATCAAAGTCACAAGGAATGACTTTGACGAGGTGTTTCACCAACGAAATCCAATGGGTCCTCAACAGGACTTCGTAATGGAAGTTATCATAGCAATGGCGAATAGCTATGGCCAGATTATGAACAGCTTTTACGAGCTAGAGCCAGAGTTTTTAGACTACTTGAATCGCGAGTCTAAGGCCAAAGCTTGGAGTGTGGGTCCCCTTCCCTTGGCTGTGACTGAGTCGCCACCCAATGTTGACCAGAAGCCCAAATGGATCAGCTGGCTAGACCAAAAGGTAGCTCAGGGATGCTCGGTTTTATACGTAGCATTCGGTTCTCAAGCAGAGATATCACCGAAACAGTTGAAAGCGATATCAAATGGTTTGGAAGAATCGCAAGTGAATTTCTTGTGGGTAGTGAGGAAGTATGAGACTCATGTTGTTGACGAGCTACAAGAAAGAGTGGGGGAAAGAGGGATGATTGTAAGAGAATGGGTTGACCAACTGGAGATTCTGAAGCACGAGAGCGTAAAAGGGTTTGTGAGCCACTGTGGTTGGAACTCAGTGTTGGAGAGCATATGTTCAGAGGTGCCGATACTAGCGTGGCCGATGATGGCTGATCAACCTCTGAATGCAAGAATGGTGGTGGAGGAGATTAAGATCGGTTTACGGGTTGAGACATGTGATGGATCAGTGAAAGGGTTTGTAACATCAGAAGGGTTAAAGAAAATGGTGAAGGAGCTCATGGAGGGTGAAAAGGGGAAGGAAGTAAGGAAAAAGGCGAAGGAGATTGGTGAAGCTGCAAAGGAAGCAATGGCGGAAGGTGGGTCATCTTGGCGGATATTGACCGAGCTCATAGATGACTTACAGGTTGTGAGAAACTCCAAAATAGGCGATTTTCCTAGATCGGAAGGAGATGCAACCTCTGCTACGAGCAATACAGAGGCATAG